From Meles meles chromosome 5, mMelMel3.1 paternal haplotype, whole genome shotgun sequence, one genomic window encodes:
- the LOC123942273 gene encoding LOW QUALITY PROTEIN: olfactory receptor 2J3-like (The sequence of the model RefSeq protein was modified relative to this genomic sequence to represent the inferred CDS: inserted 1 base in 1 codon) encodes MMGKNTSSEGYFVLLGFSDWPHLEVVLFVVILIFYLMTLVGNLFIIIVLYLDAHLHTPMYFFLSNLSFLDLCYTTSSIPQLLVNLWGPEKTISYTGCMIQLYFVLAXGTTECVLLVVMSYDRYAAVCRPLHYAVLMNPHFCHLLAVASWVSGFTNSALHSSFTFWVPLCGHHKVDHFFCEVPALLQLSCTDTHTNELTLLITSSIFVLIPLILILSSYSAIARAVLRMQSTTGLQRAFRTCGAHLMVVSLFCIPIICIYLQPPSGKSQDQGKFIALFYTVVTPSLNPLIYTLRNKDVRGAVRRLLGWERPMNS; translated from the exons atgatGGGAAAAAACACAAGTTCTGAAGGCTACTTTGTTCTACTGGGTTTTTCCGACTGGCCTCATCTGGAGGTAGTTCTCTTTGTGGTTATCTTGATATTCTACTTAATGACATTGGTGGGCAACCTGTTTATCATTATCGTGTTGTACCTGGATGCTcatctccacacacccatgtacttcttcctctcaAACCTCTCTTTTCTGGATCTCTGCTACACCACTAGCTCCATCCCTCAGTTGCTGGTCAACCTCTGGGGCCCAGAAAAGACCATCTCTTACACCGGATGCATGATTCAACTTTACTTTGTCCTTG CTGGAACCACAGAGTGTGTCCTCCTGGTGGTGATGTCCTATGACCGTTATGCAGCTGTCTGTAGACCCTTGCATTATGCTGTCCTCATGAATCCTCATTTCTGCCACCTGTTGGCTGTGGCTTCCTGGGTCAGTGGCTTTACCAACTCAGCACTTCATTCCTCCTTTACCTTCTGGGTGCCCTTATGTGGACATCACAAAGTGGACCATTTCTTCTGTGAAGTTCCAGCACTGCTGCAATTGTCATGTACTGATACCCATACAAATGAGCTGACTCTCCTGATCACGAGCTCCATTTTTGTTCTCATACCACTCATCCTCATTCTCAGCTCATATAGTGCCATTGCCCGGGCTGTGCTGAGGATGCAGTCAACCACCGGACTTCAGAGAGCTTTTAGGACATGTGGAGCCCATCTTATGGTTGTGTCCCTCTTTTGCATTCCCATCATCTGCATATACCTGCAGCCACCATCAGGAAAGTCTCAAGATCAAGGCAAGTTCATTGCCCTCTTTTATACTGTAGTTACACCTAGCCTCAACCCTCTAATctatactctgagaaacaaagatgTAAGAGGGGCAGTAAGGAGACTACTGGGTTGGGAGAGGCCTATGAACTCATGA